In the Limanda limanda chromosome 10, fLimLim1.1, whole genome shotgun sequence genome, one interval contains:
- the gdpd2 gene encoding LOW QUALITY PROTEIN: glycerophosphoinositol inositolphosphodiesterase GDPD2 (The sequence of the model RefSeq protein was modified relative to this genomic sequence to represent the inferred CDS: substituted 1 base at 1 genomic stop codon), with translation MSQENSCCRVCSRGLYSCHWREPSENKRKHACCWFSVVTLASLLSLCWMYICLVAFNDRDDVNWQGFDKLKRWVNWFMVLIIVSAVITSYCVLLLLFALFQVAIREQLDLHWLHKIFIFFGVIFIVFGVVGISLEWKQEWPTVPLSLQAAGPFLQFGAVGALTLLSPLVFRCFYDAETAGSRAVIASAFAVVSAAIFLCPLLIQSPCLRSGLPDKPELIGHRGAPMLQGSSGVXAHERFSPICPPCAQLAPENTMMSFNSSIACGVTAFETDVQISKDNIPFLMHDNLSQFLVRTTNVKEKLPDKLSSSSYNITWEELQTLNAGEWFLKTDPFLSVSQLKEDERKSAGNQTVPSLRELLDLAQQHNISVMFDLYSPNQENDTNHTVSTILDSGIDPRLILWLPPAKREDVISKAPGFIQVYNNETDMEEKGGNHLNMKYSNLSTKRISELRAENVTVNLWVVNERWLFSLLWCAGASSVTTNSCHLLKEMDGPDWVMEYRTYTIAWIVVDVLSFLIMTGLFICRRKTHVLCPRRGTETQRNNTPAWSDRELSPFLPTK, from the exons atgtCTCAAGAGAATAGCTGTTGCAGAGTTTGCAGCAGGGGCTTGTATAGCTGCCACTGGAGGGAACCGAgtgaaaacaagagaaaa cACGCATGCTGCTGGTTCTCGGTCGTCACGTTggcctccctgctctctctctgctggatgTACATTTGTCTGGTTGCTTTTAATGACCGAGACGATGTTAACTG GCAGGGCTTCGACAAACTGAAGCGGTGGGTGAACTGGTTCATGGTGCTGATCATCGTATCTGCAGTGATAACCAGCTACTGCGTCCTGCTGCTG CTCTTTGCATTGTTCCAAGTCGCCATAAGAGAACAACTCGACTTACACTGGCTGCACAAG ATCTTCATATTCTTTGGTGTGATATTCATCGTTTTCGGGGTCGTAGGAATTAGCCTTGAGTGGAAACAAGAATGGCCAACTGTTCCTCTCTCACTCCAG GCCGCAGGTCCTTTCTTGCAGTTTGGTGCTGTCGGAGCGTTGACGCTGCTGAGTCCTCTTGTCTTCCGGTGCTTCTACGATGCCGAAACCG CGGGATCTAGAGCCGTCATCGCATCGGCCTTTGCTGTGGTGTCAGCTGCCATCTTCCTGTGTCCCCTGCTCATCCAGTCTCCCTGTCTGCGGAGTGGACTGCCTGACAAACCTGAGCTCATCGGCCACCGAGGCGCCCCGATG CTTCAGGGCAGTTCGGGAGTTTAAGCACATGAGCGTTTCTCACCCATCTGTCCTCCCTGTGCTCAGCTGGCTCCGGAGAACACCATGATGTCCTTCAACAGCAGCATCGCATGCGGCGTGACGGCCTTTGAGACCGACGTGCAGATCAG TAAAGACAATATTCCCTTCTTGATGCACGACAACCTCTCCCAGTTTCTGGTGAGGACGACGAACGTGAAGGAGAAGTTACCGGACAAACTCTCCAGCTCCAGTTACAACATAACGTGGGAGGAGCTGCAGACCCTGAACGCAGGCGAATGGTTCCTGAAG ACAGATCCTTTCCTTTCGGTGTCCCAGCTCAAAGAGGACGAGAGGAAATCTGCTGGGAATCAGACTGTACCCTCTTTACGTGAGCTGCTCGATCTCGCCCAGCAGCACAACATCTCAGTGATGTTTGACCTTTACAGTCCCAACCAGGAAAATGACACCAACCACACAGTCAGCACCATCCTGGATTCTGGCATCGACCCACGCCTG ATCCTCTGGCTTCCTCCTGCTAAAAGAGAGGATGTGATCTCGAAAGCTCCAGGTTTCATCCAGGTCTATAACAATGAAACTGACAtggaagaaaaaggaggaaaccACCTGAATATGAAATACAGCAATTTGAGTACAAAAAGAATcag TGAACTGCGGGCGGAGAACGTCACCGTGAACCTGTGGGTGGTGAATGAGCGAtggctcttctctctgctgtggtgTGCAGGGGCAAGCTCCGTCACCACCAACTCCTGCCACCTCCTAAAAGAAATGGACGGACCTGACTGGGTCATG GAATATCGCACATACACAATCGCCTGGATCGTAGTGGATGTTTTATCCTTTCTGATAATGACGGGACTCTTCATCTGTCGGAG GAAAACACACGTGTTGTGTCCAAGGAGAG GAACCGAGACGCAAAGAAACAATACGCCTGCCTGGAGCGATAGAGAACTTTCTCCCTTCTTACCCACCAAGTAG